One window from the genome of Anaerococcus sp. Marseille-Q7828 encodes:
- a CDS encoding ATP-binding cassette domain-containing protein: protein MMLICKIKKEFKNFSLDVDFSMDENHLGFLGPSGSGKSVTLKCIAGLINPDSGQIILDDKILFDSSKNINIRPQDRKIGYLFQDYALFPNFTVEENVRLGLRFDKNLDVSDRLKEMHIYHIKNKYPNEISGGEKQRTALCRILLNKPDILLLDEPFSALDAYIKHSVEEEVMRIIDKSKLRTILVSHNKDEVYRMCDSIISIANGKTYIKKEKNDFFKNPKTLTEAKLIGIRNFSSIEPTTNGNFHATNWGIDFNKRGDFDKKILAISDNAFTISNYPTDSNSFILDNYSILENIDSLTIVFNKDREKFTDLRIKLAKDDYYKLDKNKIYANIDQKDLIFVEDR from the coding sequence ATGATGTTAATCTGTAAGATAAAAAAAGAATTTAAAAATTTTAGTTTAGATGTGGATTTTTCAATGGATGAAAATCATCTTGGATTCTTGGGTCCTTCTGGTTCTGGTAAATCAGTGACACTAAAGTGTATTGCAGGTCTTATAAATCCGGATTCGGGACAAATTATATTGGATGATAAAATTCTATTTGATTCGAGTAAGAATATAAATATAAGACCACAGGATAGGAAAATTGGATATCTTTTCCAGGATTACGCTCTATTTCCAAATTTTACCGTGGAAGAAAATGTTAGATTGGGACTTAGGTTTGATAAAAATCTAGATGTATCTGACAGACTAAAAGAAATGCACATTTACCATATAAAAAATAAGTATCCAAACGAAATATCTGGTGGAGAAAAACAAAGGACAGCCCTTTGTAGGATTCTTCTCAACAAACCAGATATTTTGTTATTAGATGAGCCTTTTTCAGCTCTGGATGCCTATATAAAACATTCTGTAGAAGAAGAGGTAATGAGAATTATTGACAAAAGCAAATTAAGGACAATCCTAGTTAGCCACAACAAGGATGAAGTTTACAGGATGTGCGATAGTATTATTAGCATAGCTAATGGCAAAACTTATATTAAAAAAGAAAAGAATGACTTTTTTAAGAATCCAAAAACTCTTACCGAAGCTAAACTAATTGGTATAAGAAATTTCTCTAGTATTGAGCCTACGACTAATGGAAATTTTCATGCTACAAATTGGGGCATAGACTTCAATAAAAGAGGAGATTTTGATAAGAAGATTCTAGCTATTTCAGATAATGCATTTACTATTTCAAATTACCCTACAGATAGTAATTCATTTATTTTGGATAATTACAGTATTTTAGAAAATATCGATTCTTTGACTATAGTTTTTAATAAAGATAGAGAAAAGTTTACTGATTTAAGAATTAAACTAGCAAAAGATGATTATTATAAATTAGATAAGAATAAAATCTATGCAAATATTGATCAAAAAGATTTAATATTTGTAGAAGATAGGTGA